The Candidatus Eisenbacteria bacterium genome has a segment encoding these proteins:
- a CDS encoding methyl-accepting chemotaxis protein encodes MPDSVPIRNRSEASSAAVAGSGLRLRLWLGCLGGTLLTATGVWLMLGSRPLPQGPLDLPPLVAGLALVAGVGLVTGTLFAAWLERAIVGQLRGLQQGIERGDFASLRGLPASAGWGELSSLSLAVQGMLERERRSFAVTQELVATHGEIEALHAAVTRWNETERWAPLQTGGGPLAGLTQAIQLGIRRLDSMRDQNVGAVREIRGALDDARHAARDGSSQAERAFVEATSLLTTIRELQRLEAELTRALELRDEAPAPQRPDGGLAMREVFETLVEGSERSVQHLSEAVSRVRGVSDQVRLVANRSTLIALNTAVAGTTGSPVTASMTGEMKQLALDVQAASDRTAELIATIERETAAAVERMREVRERVAARLESLSLEAPVTRPIGFDDSSRLLDRVREMISDAGTKGERLSAASERVSTAADRLVRDVEREEDALAQLEDRLAPLTLTSAVPGPDPSPASDADANDSDPPATRGTALRLLDAEAPGDSPDPATPSHHDRIGEGL; translated from the coding sequence ATGCCCGACTCCGTGCCGATTCGGAATCGCTCCGAAGCGTCGTCCGCCGCCGTGGCGGGCAGCGGCCTGCGGCTGCGGCTGTGGCTCGGGTGCCTGGGCGGCACGCTCCTCACCGCGACCGGCGTGTGGCTGATGCTCGGCTCCCGCCCGCTTCCGCAGGGCCCGCTCGACCTGCCGCCTCTGGTGGCGGGGCTCGCGCTGGTCGCCGGCGTCGGCCTGGTCACCGGTACCCTGTTCGCTGCGTGGCTCGAGCGGGCAATCGTCGGTCAGCTCCGCGGACTTCAGCAGGGCATCGAGCGCGGGGACTTCGCAAGTCTGCGTGGACTTCCGGCGTCGGCCGGCTGGGGCGAACTGTCGTCGCTGAGTCTCGCGGTGCAGGGCATGCTCGAACGTGAGCGGCGCTCATTCGCCGTGACGCAGGAACTCGTCGCCACCCATGGCGAAATCGAGGCGCTGCACGCGGCCGTCACGCGCTGGAACGAGACCGAACGCTGGGCGCCGCTGCAGACCGGCGGCGGACCGCTGGCCGGCCTTACCCAGGCGATCCAGCTCGGCATCCGCCGGCTCGACTCGATGCGCGATCAGAACGTCGGCGCGGTGCGCGAGATCCGTGGTGCGCTCGACGATGCGCGCCATGCGGCGCGCGACGGCTCTTCGCAAGCGGAGCGGGCATTCGTCGAGGCGACTTCGCTGCTCACCACGATTCGCGAGCTGCAGAGGCTCGAGGCCGAGCTGACGCGAGCGCTCGAGCTGCGCGACGAAGCTCCGGCGCCGCAGCGCCCCGACGGCGGGCTCGCGATGCGTGAGGTGTTCGAGACGCTGGTCGAGGGCTCCGAGCGCAGCGTGCAGCATCTGTCCGAAGCCGTTTCGCGCGTGCGCGGCGTGAGCGACCAGGTGCGCCTGGTGGCGAACCGATCGACGCTGATCGCGCTCAATACCGCGGTCGCGGGTACCACCGGCAGTCCGGTGACCGCCTCGATGACGGGCGAGATGAAGCAACTCGCGCTCGACGTCCAGGCAGCGAGCGATCGCACCGCCGAGCTGATCGCGACGATCGAACGCGAAACCGCCGCAGCGGTCGAACGCATGCGCGAGGTGCGCGAGCGAGTGGCCGCGCGGCTCGAAAGCCTCTCGCTCGAGGCTCCCGTCACGCGCCCGATCGGCTTCGACGATTCGAGCCGCCTGCTCGACCGCGTGCGCGAGATGATCTCGGACGCCGGCACCAAGGGCGAGCGACTGTCGGCCGCAAGCGAGCGAGTCTCGACCGCGGCGGATCGCCTGGTGCGCGACGTCGAACGCGAGGAAGACGCCCTGGCCCAGCTCGAAGACCGACTCGCACCTCTCACGTTGACGTCCGCCGTTCCGGGGCCGGACCCCTCGCCGGCCTCGGACGCGGACGCCAACGACTCGGATCCACCCGCCACACGCGGCACCGCGCTGCGACTGCTCGACGCGGAAGCGCCGGGCGACTCGCCGGATCCCG